One Rossellomorea aquimaris DNA window includes the following coding sequences:
- the smpB gene encoding SsrA-binding protein SmpB yields MPKGEGKLIAQNKKARHDYAVEETYEAGLVLQGTEIKAIRGGRVNLKDSFARVQNGEIFVHNMHISPYEQGNRFNHEPLRTRKLLLHKKQINKLIGDSKEAGYSIVPLKLYIKNGVAKLLIGLARGKKKYDKREDLKRKEANRSIQRELAQRQKGM; encoded by the coding sequence ATGCCAAAGGGAGAAGGCAAACTTATTGCCCAAAATAAAAAGGCGCGTCATGACTATGCCGTAGAAGAAACATATGAGGCGGGTCTTGTGCTGCAGGGAACTGAAATCAAAGCGATCCGTGGCGGTCGCGTGAACTTGAAAGATTCTTTTGCCCGTGTTCAAAATGGAGAAATTTTCGTTCATAATATGCACATCAGTCCATATGAACAGGGAAATCGATTTAATCACGAACCTCTCAGAACACGTAAGCTATTGCTTCATAAAAAGCAAATCAATAAACTGATCGGTGATTCGAAGGAAGCAGGATATAGTATCGTTCCGTTAAAGCTTTACATCAAAAATGGTGTAGCCAAGCTTCTGATCGGTCTTGCCCGTGGTAAGAAAAAGTATGACAAACGTGAAGATTTGAAACGAAAAGAAGCAAATCGCTCTATCCAGAGAGAACTGGCTCAGCGTCAAAAAGGGATGTAA